In Pseudobacter ginsenosidimutans, the following are encoded in one genomic region:
- a CDS encoding SusC/RagA family TonB-linked outer membrane protein: MLALAFSGLHAQNAPATSTSKNISGKVTDAENEPLEGVTVQLKGKQLTVTTDAKGVYTITVPNIKGAVLSFSMVGYSSKEIPLNATTSVYNVKLTSTQTDLDDVIVIGYGTVKKKDLTGSVGQVKVEDVKKAPVPSFEDALAGRVAGVQVSAVDGQPGSSNLITIRGGNSVTQSNAPLYVIDGFPVENPNNNTFNPDDIESIEILKDASATAIYGARGANGVVMITTRKGKAGIPVLTYNTWAGVQKEIRRQEVMSPYEFVKYQLELNPSSFKDIYLKDGKTLDSYRDVKGVDWQDHIFRTAPMQSHSISLTGGNDKTRYAVSGNLLDQQGIIINSGFRRYQGRMVLDQSVNDRLKVGLNVNYTWLRTTGQIATSGGENGINASSYLFFSAWGYRPVTGDSLSDLSLLEDAFDSDITTESDLRVNPFVSAQNAHNKAFTNVLLANAYLDYTLAKGLKLRITGGVTRNGNRREIFNNSNTAAGNIRTTYGRANGVNGSVTNNIFSSWLNENTLTWNKRFNKNHILNVVGGFTLQKTRSQSDGFTANKIPNEGLGISGLDEGTPIVNVSSESEAALASFLGRVNYTLNSKYLFTASFRSDGSSKFASGNRWGYFPSGSVAWRIHEEKFMRQFSFLSEAKLRASYGITGNNRVADFAYLSVLRQTGFTNGSGNSTPGYYFNNAHIPGSAPVEVGNKDLKWERTAQMDLGLDLGFLKNRINLTVDYYNKRTSDLLLLANLAASTGYLTGYKNIGKVSNKGLEFTLNTVNIDNKDFGWTTNFNIAFNRNKILELNYDQPSITTRVQGWNDNFNNSLPYLAKPGLPVAMYLGYLYNGLYQVEDFNKLPNGSYSLKDEVPNNGQDRTLIKPGYMKYKDINGDGIVDANDQTLIGNPMPLHIGGFTNNFRYRGFDLSVFFQWSYGNDVLNANRLVFEGMEARPFLNMFKSWEDRWRPDNTDATLPVAGVTSPNVYSDRVIEDGSYLRLKTVALGYSLPDALMKRIKIKSIRLYAAAQNLVTWTNYSGVDPEVSVRNSPLTPSFDWSAYPKARTITLGLNVTF; the protein is encoded by the coding sequence ATGTTAGCACTTGCATTCTCCGGTCTCCATGCCCAGAATGCTCCCGCCACTTCAACTTCAAAGAACATTTCCGGAAAAGTCACCGATGCTGAGAATGAACCGCTCGAAGGTGTTACGGTACAGCTGAAAGGAAAACAGCTCACTGTTACCACTGATGCCAAGGGAGTGTACACTATTACAGTGCCCAATATCAAAGGGGCTGTGCTCAGTTTTTCGATGGTAGGTTATTCCAGTAAGGAGATTCCGCTGAATGCCACCACTTCGGTATACAATGTGAAGCTCACCAGTACGCAGACTGATCTCGATGATGTGATCGTGATCGGTTATGGTACGGTCAAAAAGAAAGACCTCACCGGATCGGTTGGACAGGTGAAGGTGGAGGATGTAAAAAAAGCTCCCGTGCCTTCCTTCGAAGATGCGCTTGCAGGCCGTGTGGCCGGCGTGCAGGTAAGCGCGGTGGACGGACAACCCGGATCTTCCAACCTGATCACCATCCGTGGCGGCAACTCCGTTACACAGAGCAATGCTCCGCTCTATGTGATAGATGGATTCCCGGTTGAGAATCCCAATAACAATACTTTCAATCCTGACGATATTGAGTCGATTGAAATTCTCAAAGACGCTTCCGCTACGGCCATCTATGGTGCCCGTGGCGCCAATGGTGTTGTAATGATCACCACCAGGAAAGGAAAGGCGGGGATCCCTGTACTCACCTACAATACATGGGCAGGCGTCCAGAAAGAGATCAGGCGACAGGAGGTGATGAGCCCTTACGAATTTGTGAAATACCAGCTGGAACTGAATCCCAGCTCCTTCAAGGATATTTACCTGAAAGACGGAAAAACGCTTGACTCCTACAGGGATGTAAAAGGCGTGGATTGGCAGGATCATATCTTCCGTACTGCGCCTATGCAAAGTCATAGTATTTCGCTTACCGGAGGAAATGATAAAACAAGATATGCTGTGTCCGGAAACCTGCTGGATCAGCAGGGGATTATCATCAACAGCGGATTCAGGCGCTACCAGGGAAGGATGGTGCTGGACCAGTCTGTGAATGATAGATTGAAAGTAGGCCTGAATGTGAATTACACCTGGCTCAGAACAACCGGGCAGATCGCCACAAGCGGCGGTGAGAATGGCATCAATGCTTCTTCCTATCTTTTCTTCAGCGCTTGGGGTTATCGTCCTGTTACAGGCGACTCACTCAGCGATCTCAGCCTGCTTGAAGATGCTTTCGATTCCGATATCACCACAGAATCGGATCTCAGGGTAAATCCCTTCGTGTCTGCACAGAATGCCCATAATAAGGCCTTCACCAATGTATTGCTGGCAAATGCGTATCTGGATTATACCCTGGCCAAAGGCCTCAAACTGCGTATAACCGGCGGCGTTACCAGGAATGGAAATCGAAGGGAGATCTTCAATAACTCCAATACTGCCGCTGGTAATATCAGAACTACTTACGGACGCGCCAATGGCGTGAATGGTTCAGTTACCAATAATATCTTCTCCAGCTGGTTGAATGAGAATACCCTCACCTGGAATAAAAGATTCAACAAGAACCATATCCTGAATGTGGTGGGAGGATTCACCCTGCAGAAAACAAGATCTCAGTCCGATGGTTTCACAGCCAATAAGATCCCGAACGAAGGACTGGGCATCAGTGGGCTGGATGAAGGCACTCCGATCGTGAACGTTTCTTCCGAATCCGAAGCAGCACTTGCCTCTTTCCTTGGCAGGGTTAATTATACATTGAATTCGAAATATCTTTTTACGGCATCGTTCAGGTCTGATGGATCATCCAAGTTTGCCAGCGGAAACCGCTGGGGTTATTTCCCTTCCGGCTCTGTGGCCTGGCGTATCCATGAAGAGAAATTCATGAGGCAGTTCTCCTTCCTGTCTGAAGCCAAGCTGCGGGCCAGTTATGGCATTACCGGGAACAACAGGGTAGCAGATTTCGCATACCTGTCTGTGTTACGTCAAACCGGATTTACCAACGGCAGTGGCAACAGTACACCTGGTTATTATTTCAACAATGCACATATCCCGGGATCTGCGCCGGTGGAAGTAGGCAATAAGGACCTGAAATGGGAACGCACTGCACAGATGGATCTCGGCCTTGATCTCGGCTTCCTGAAAAACCGGATCAATCTTACTGTTGATTATTACAACAAAAGAACAAGCGATCTGCTGCTCCTCGCCAATCTCGCAGCTTCCACAGGCTATCTCACGGGATACAAGAATATCGGTAAGGTCTCCAACAAGGGCCTCGAGTTCACTTTGAATACAGTGAATATCGATAACAAGGATTTTGGCTGGACCACCAATTTCAATATCGCTTTCAACCGGAATAAGATCCTCGAGTTGAACTATGATCAACCCAGCATCACTACACGCGTGCAGGGATGGAATGATAATTTCAACAACTCACTTCCTTACCTGGCTAAACCTGGTTTGCCCGTAGCCATGTATCTCGGTTATCTCTACAACGGATTGTACCAGGTGGAGGACTTCAATAAACTGCCCAACGGTTCTTATTCCCTGAAAGATGAGGTGCCGAATAACGGGCAGGATAGAACGCTGATCAAGCCCGGGTATATGAAGTACAAAGACATCAATGGTGATGGAATTGTAGATGCCAATGACCAGACCCTCATCGGCAATCCCATGCCATTGCATATCGGGGGCTTCACCAATAATTTCCGCTACAGGGGTTTCGACCTGAGCGTATTCTTCCAGTGGTCGTATGGCAATGATGTACTCAATGCCAACCGTCTCGTGTTCGAAGGCATGGAAGCAAGGCCCTTCCTGAATATGTTCAAGTCATGGGAAGACAGGTGGAGGCCGGATAATACTGATGCCACATTGCCTGTAGCCGGCGTGACAAGTCCGAACGTATATTCCGACCGCGTGATAGAAGATGGGTCCTACCTGCGTTTGAAGACCGTAGCACTGGGTTATTCATTGCCCGATGCCCTGATGAAACGGATAAAGATCAAGAGCATCCGCCTATATGCCGCAGCGCAGAACCTTGTTACCTGGACCAATTACAGCGGTGTAGATCCCGAAGTGTCTGTAAGGAATTCACCGCTTACACCCAGCTTCGACTGGTCTGCTTATCCCAAAGCGCGTACCATCACACTCGGCCTGAACGTAACTTTCTAA
- a CDS encoding RagB/SusD family nutrient uptake outer membrane protein, giving the protein MIANIASSGNSQPAKGSGRFVNAGILLLIVLFVVILFGSCNKFLDTKPVDSITPETYYKTQTDLDRALAAVYDRLGDRRTYGCGLWGFLNFSDEFYVKSQPTGYMSNTLDASMLELNRCWEALYVGIERANMLLDHLDGAAVPDSNKNEVKGQALFLRAFYYFVLADNFGAVPLKLTSTKSPLEPNIPRTPLPEVYAQIVKDMKEAEGLVKEITYYGFGGRISKSAVQAMLARIYLTMAGEPLNDVAKYADAKEYANKVIISGKHALNPSFQNVFIRLSADEYDIKESIWELEFDGNNQGIVREGGYVGSWMGIYCPNIDTGFGYDHVHITAKVYNVYEPNDLRRDWTVAPFRFVPNGSGTRAPVTRTNWSATQIYERSVGKYRREYEKARPRDQDFTPINFPMLRYSDVLLMFAEAENEATGPSAEGLEYVNKVRRRGFGKPVDVADPAVDLPALGQQDFREAIRAERFRELSYEGIRKHDLVRWGIYVTTMQQQVTEYQTNMPANLSDAAIKQASRVTSRSVLFPIPNTEIAVNPYVTQNPGW; this is encoded by the coding sequence ATGATTGCGAATATTGCATCATCAGGGAACAGTCAACCGGCCAAAGGATCCGGACGGTTTGTAAATGCAGGAATACTGCTGCTGATTGTTCTTTTTGTTGTTATCCTTTTTGGTTCCTGTAACAAATTTCTGGACACCAAACCGGTTGACTCCATCACTCCTGAAACTTATTATAAAACACAAACTGATCTTGACAGGGCATTAGCGGCTGTGTATGACCGTTTGGGCGACCGCCGCACCTATGGATGCGGCCTCTGGGGATTCCTGAACTTCAGCGATGAATTCTACGTGAAGAGCCAGCCAACAGGTTATATGTCCAATACACTCGACGCCAGTATGCTGGAACTGAACCGTTGCTGGGAGGCTTTGTATGTTGGCATCGAGCGGGCCAATATGTTGCTGGATCACCTGGATGGTGCAGCAGTGCCTGATTCCAATAAGAATGAAGTGAAAGGGCAGGCGCTCTTCCTGCGGGCCTTCTATTATTTTGTGCTGGCAGATAATTTCGGCGCTGTTCCTTTGAAACTTACTTCCACTAAATCGCCGCTGGAACCAAACATTCCCCGTACGCCGCTGCCTGAAGTATATGCACAGATCGTGAAGGATATGAAGGAGGCGGAAGGACTGGTGAAAGAGATCACATACTATGGCTTTGGTGGCCGTATCAGTAAATCTGCCGTTCAGGCCATGCTGGCGAGGATCTATCTTACAATGGCCGGCGAGCCGCTGAATGATGTTGCAAAATATGCTGACGCGAAGGAGTATGCGAACAAAGTGATCATATCCGGAAAGCACGCGCTCAATCCCAGTTTCCAGAATGTCTTCATCAGGTTGTCCGCAGATGAATATGATATCAAGGAATCGATCTGGGAACTGGAATTTGATGGCAATAACCAGGGCATCGTCCGCGAAGGTGGTTATGTAGGTTCCTGGATGGGGATCTATTGTCCTAATATCGATACTGGATTCGGATATGACCATGTGCACATTACTGCAAAAGTGTACAATGTTTACGAGCCGAATGACCTGAGAAGGGATTGGACCGTGGCGCCATTCCGTTTTGTGCCTAACGGTTCCGGCACCAGGGCGCCTGTAACAAGAACTAACTGGAGCGCCACACAGATCTACGAGAGAAGCGTTGGTAAGTACAGAAGGGAATACGAAAAGGCAAGACCGAGGGACCAGGATTTCACACCTATCAATTTCCCTATGCTCCGGTACTCCGATGTGCTGCTGATGTTTGCTGAAGCAGAGAATGAAGCAACGGGGCCTTCTGCGGAAGGGTTGGAATATGTGAACAAAGTGCGCAGAAGAGGTTTCGGTAAACCTGTTGATGTTGCTGATCCGGCAGTGGACCTTCCGGCGCTTGGGCAGCAGGATTTCCGCGAAGCCATCAGAGCAGAACGTTTCCGTGAATTGTCTTATGAAGGCATCCGCAAACATGATCTTGTTCGCTGGGGCATCTACGTTACCACCATGCAGCAGCAGGTGACCGAGTACCAGACCAATATGCCTGCGAACCTATCCGATGCAGCCATCAAACAGGCCAGCAGGGTAACTTCCAGAAGCGTGTTGTTCCCTATTCCGAACACGGAGATAGCAGTGAACCCTTACGTAACACAAAACCCAGGTTGGTAA
- a CDS encoding DUF5017 domain-containing protein — protein MNKLFFYSIICLLAASCTKRDEVGSPEFQVSASAATYKLGDSIVFNFKGSPQNIVFWPGTPGRTYEFRNRTFTTGNKLLMRFNSFQQYGVLNNLTVLVSNNFNGTYDATNVQAAAWTDITSRFTLSQGLDQVPSGTVDLSEFTADNKSATIAFRYIVPAMANPNPNRWVIRSFFMDMEDTEGVVIPQANVGTAGWKPVSFENPASNWLVMSTQLLTQATPNNADDDWILSKTFNPNAISPDKGIPIKNITTNLTRYSPATDLYNKPGTYKVIFEATNSSYQNEPDRVVKEVTITITP, from the coding sequence ATGAACAAATTATTTTTCTATAGTATCATCTGCCTGTTGGCGGCTTCCTGCACCAAAAGGGATGAAGTGGGCAGTCCTGAATTTCAAGTATCTGCCAGCGCTGCCACTTATAAACTGGGCGACTCCATCGTTTTCAATTTCAAAGGGAGTCCGCAGAACATCGTATTCTGGCCCGGAACGCCTGGCCGCACCTACGAGTTCAGGAACAGGACTTTCACTACCGGCAACAAACTCCTGATGAGGTTCAATTCATTTCAGCAATATGGAGTGCTCAACAATTTGACAGTACTGGTGTCTAATAATTTTAACGGCACTTACGACGCCACCAATGTACAGGCCGCTGCCTGGACGGATATAACCAGCAGGTTCACCCTTTCCCAGGGCCTGGATCAGGTGCCTTCGGGAACAGTGGACCTGTCTGAGTTTACAGCAGACAATAAATCTGCCACTATAGCTTTCCGTTATATTGTACCGGCCATGGCCAATCCGAACCCCAACCGCTGGGTGATCCGCAGCTTTTTCATGGATATGGAAGATACTGAAGGTGTAGTAATACCCCAGGCCAATGTAGGCACGGCAGGATGGAAACCCGTGAGCTTTGAAAATCCTGCGTCCAACTGGCTGGTGATGAGTACACAGCTGTTAACGCAGGCCACTCCCAATAATGCAGATGATGATTGGATTCTGTCAAAGACCTTCAATCCTAATGCTATTTCGCCGGACAAGGGTATTCCTATCAAGAATATCACTACCAACCTTACACGATATTCGCCGGCAACCGATCTCTACAATAAGCCCGGCACATACAAAGTGATCTTTGAAGCCACCAATTCATCCTATCAGAATGAACCGGACAGAGTGGTGAAGGAAGTTACTATTACCATTACACCCTGA
- a CDS encoding glycoside hydrolase family protein, translating to MIKNRTYLSLPTLLVVLFSSQIFAQQEEGSKAVLSSSSLQLEWKKSKNGWQLQQLGIKQAGKWTKLPGPSGEYTVLYSPSKPDSVPAPVLDEQGKEVMIPEPQYRYILPPWKQAILPVAMNKAGEATRFFPDLLKKQKGILQFSQELKEAVVTATWKMDPQFSGDIVVDMTLTARKDGYFSIASPSLAIVDPEELDWAMVPGHFQGKTIEKDFVKAFGYGQGIPALPVVTRERTASTLSPLVSTKKGITMAVIPEPGTSRDPWEYDHSTQNTWQLGLSVMNREAQLTPVAWHPVLGEKGSYLKTGEAVHFSFRYTIKADDWFAVYKHAANDIYRLSDFLKLKQTKQSLTNRILRLHQYVIDDSSSKWRTEQYKGLTIGAQDYRGGVYGGEGDAIKNADYGAMWMLARITNDSVLQKTRLPFARNFKLAQQDKDPGFFHGAAAGQYYLPGSKRFTEEWGPYVEPIGTTYYVLMDAGNILLFHPTDTAIRNEVRAAADRLLAWMGADGQWQLAWDHATQQPLFNDLQDLRPTFYGLVIAYKLLGDKKYLQAAIKGAQWYISNAVNKGQFTGVCGDTRFAPDFATGQSAQALLDLYDITKDPKHLQAAIATAKLYTTSVYTHPIPSTAPKMVRGVSRQDWEISQAGLSFEHGGSFGSATLRGPILLASHAGMFVRMYSLTKDSIFLTMARAAALGRDAFVDSATSVASYYWDVMNRGAGPYPHHAWWQIGWITDYLLSEAKLRSNGKLEFPRGWITPKVGPHQSYGFRPGNIYGAKAELLLRDGMLQNASPYLDYFGAISREEKKLFLLLLNNDDETLHPTIQIDYSKILDNKILQPNKVQLITTDGRRTALSGTNHWNLNIPAYGLQVIEIHFE from the coding sequence ATGATCAAAAACAGAACATATTTATCTCTTCCCACACTGCTGGTTGTATTGTTCAGCAGCCAGATTTTTGCGCAACAGGAGGAAGGATCAAAAGCTGTACTGTCTTCCTCTTCCCTGCAACTGGAGTGGAAAAAGTCGAAAAATGGATGGCAGTTGCAGCAACTCGGTATAAAGCAGGCAGGCAAATGGACAAAGCTGCCGGGCCCGAGCGGGGAATATACTGTTCTGTATTCGCCGTCGAAACCCGATTCCGTTCCCGCTCCTGTTTTGGATGAACAGGGAAAAGAAGTGATGATCCCTGAGCCGCAATACCGTTATATCCTGCCTCCCTGGAAGCAGGCAATCCTCCCTGTAGCCATGAACAAAGCCGGTGAAGCAACACGTTTTTTTCCGGACTTGTTGAAAAAGCAGAAAGGGATATTGCAATTCTCACAGGAGCTCAAAGAAGCAGTTGTTACCGCCACCTGGAAAATGGATCCTCAATTTTCCGGAGATATCGTAGTGGATATGACACTTACCGCCAGAAAGGACGGTTATTTCTCCATTGCTTCTCCTTCACTTGCCATCGTGGATCCGGAAGAACTGGACTGGGCCATGGTGCCTGGTCATTTTCAGGGGAAGACGATCGAAAAGGATTTCGTGAAAGCCTTTGGATATGGACAGGGCATTCCTGCCCTTCCTGTTGTTACACGCGAACGGACGGCATCTACACTGAGTCCGCTTGTTTCGACAAAAAAAGGAATAACCATGGCCGTTATACCAGAACCAGGTACCAGTCGTGACCCCTGGGAATACGACCATAGCACGCAAAATACCTGGCAGCTTGGCCTGTCCGTCATGAACAGGGAGGCCCAACTGACGCCGGTTGCCTGGCATCCGGTGCTGGGAGAGAAAGGCTCTTACCTGAAAACGGGAGAAGCTGTCCATTTTTCCTTCCGGTATACTATCAAAGCAGATGACTGGTTTGCTGTATATAAACACGCAGCCAACGATATTTACCGGCTGAGCGATTTTCTAAAACTCAAACAAACCAAACAATCCCTCACCAACCGCATTCTTCGATTACACCAGTACGTGATAGATGATAGCAGTTCCAAATGGAGAACGGAGCAATATAAAGGATTGACGATCGGCGCGCAGGATTATCGTGGAGGCGTATACGGTGGTGAAGGCGATGCTATCAAGAATGCCGATTATGGCGCCATGTGGATGCTGGCCCGCATCACCAATGATTCCGTTTTACAGAAAACAAGATTACCGTTCGCCAGGAATTTTAAGTTGGCGCAACAGGATAAAGATCCCGGTTTCTTTCATGGCGCAGCTGCAGGCCAATACTATCTTCCCGGAAGCAAAAGATTCACCGAAGAGTGGGGACCTTATGTGGAGCCGATCGGCACCACCTACTATGTGTTGATGGATGCCGGCAATATCCTCCTTTTCCATCCAACGGATACGGCTATTCGTAATGAGGTGAGAGCTGCTGCAGACCGGCTTCTTGCCTGGATGGGCGCTGATGGACAATGGCAGCTGGCCTGGGATCATGCAACACAGCAACCCCTGTTCAATGACCTGCAGGATCTGCGTCCAACTTTCTACGGCCTGGTGATCGCTTACAAATTACTGGGTGATAAGAAATACCTGCAGGCTGCCATCAAAGGCGCACAATGGTATATCAGCAATGCGGTGAACAAAGGACAATTCACCGGAGTATGCGGTGATACGCGCTTCGCTCCTGATTTTGCCACAGGCCAGAGTGCACAGGCATTGCTGGACCTGTATGATATCACGAAAGATCCGAAACATCTGCAGGCTGCCATTGCTACGGCGAAACTGTACACCACTTCTGTTTATACTCATCCCATTCCATCAACTGCGCCGAAAATGGTAAGAGGCGTCAGCCGCCAGGACTGGGAGATCAGCCAGGCAGGGCTCAGCTTTGAGCATGGCGGAAGTTTTGGCTCTGCAACTTTACGCGGACCTATACTGCTGGCCAGTCATGCAGGAATGTTCGTTCGTATGTATTCGCTCACTAAAGATTCTATTTTTCTGACAATGGCGCGTGCCGCTGCATTGGGCCGCGATGCATTTGTTGATTCTGCCACCAGTGTGGCAAGTTACTATTGGGATGTGATGAACAGGGGAGCGGGACCATATCCGCATCATGCCTGGTGGCAGATCGGATGGATCACGGACTATCTCTTGTCTGAAGCAAAGCTTCGCAGTAATGGAAAACTGGAATTCCCCCGTGGCTGGATCACTCCCAAAGTTGGTCCGCATCAAAGCTATGGTTTCAGGCCCGGCAATATTTACGGCGCCAAAGCTGAACTGTTGCTCAGGGATGGAATGCTGCAAAACGCATCTCCATACCTGGATTATTTCGGAGCTATCAGCAGAGAAGAGAAAAAATTATTCCTGCTGCTCCTCAACAATGATGATGAGACTTTGCATCCCACCATCCAGATCGATTACAGTAAAATACTTGATAATAAAATCTTACAGCCCAATAAAGTTCAGTTGATCACTACTGATGGCAGGCGCACAGCGCTTTCCGGGACGAATCACTGGAATCTGAACATACCGGCTTATGGATTGCAGGTGATCGAAATACATTTCGAATAG